A DNA window from Methylobacterium sp. NMS14P contains the following coding sequences:
- a CDS encoding ABC transporter permease, which yields MLLYILKRLVYVTPVAFGVSVVCFLLVHLAPGDPLSAVLPADATQATIDEMRAAYGFDKPLPVQYLIWLWHVLHGDLGTSIATGRPVLGEVSRAVVNSLILASVATVIGFTFGTLFGFVAGYHRNSLADRAASAVSVFGVSVPHYWLGMVLVIVFSANLGWLPPTGAGPDGSGNWRPDFEHLRYLILPAITMSVIPMGIIARTVRALVADILSQDFVEALRAKGMDERGVFRHVVRNAAPTALAIMGLQLGYLLGGSILVETVFAWPGTGFLLNAAIFQRDLPLLQGSILVLAMFFVLLNLLVDVMQTALDPRIERA from the coding sequence ATGCTGCTCTACATCCTCAAACGGCTGGTCTACGTGACGCCCGTGGCGTTCGGGGTCAGCGTCGTCTGCTTCCTCCTCGTCCACCTCGCGCCGGGCGATCCCCTGAGCGCGGTTCTGCCCGCGGACGCCACCCAGGCCACCATCGACGAGATGCGGGCCGCCTACGGCTTCGATAAGCCCCTGCCGGTCCAGTACCTGATCTGGCTGTGGCACGTGCTGCACGGCGATCTCGGCACCTCCATCGCCACCGGCCGCCCGGTGCTCGGCGAGGTCAGCCGCGCCGTGGTGAACTCGCTGATCCTCGCCTCGGTGGCGACCGTGATCGGCTTCACCTTCGGCACCCTGTTCGGCTTCGTGGCGGGCTATCACCGCAACTCCCTGGCCGACCGGGCGGCCTCCGCCGTGTCGGTCTTCGGCGTGAGCGTTCCGCACTACTGGCTCGGCATGGTCTTGGTGATCGTGTTCTCGGCCAATCTCGGCTGGCTGCCGCCGACCGGGGCCGGGCCCGACGGCTCCGGCAATTGGCGGCCCGACTTCGAGCACCTGCGCTACCTGATCCTGCCGGCGATCACGATGTCGGTGATCCCGATGGGCATCATCGCCCGCACGGTCCGGGCGCTGGTGGCCGACATCCTGTCCCAGGACTTCGTCGAGGCCCTGCGTGCCAAGGGCATGGACGAGCGCGGCGTGTTCCGCCACGTCGTGCGCAACGCCGCCCCGACGGCGCTCGCCATCATGGGCCTGCAGCTCGGCTACCTGCTGGGCGGCTCGATCCTGGTCGAGACCGTGTTCGCGTGGCCGGGCACCGGCTTCCTGCTCAACGCCGCGATCTTCCAGCGCGACCTGCCCCTGCTGCAGGGCTCGATCCTCGTGCTGGCGATGTTCTTCGTGCTCCTCAACCTGCTGGTGGACGTGATGCAGACCGCCCTCGACCCGCGCATCGAGCGCGCTTGA
- a CDS encoding ABC transporter permease — protein MTVPVTAASVALDGGVLAAEDVTHGPEAAFAPSRGFWGHVGHRLVRDPVAMGAGAVILIVVLIAILAPWITPMDPYKGSMLRRLRHVGDATYWLGSDELGRDMISRLMLGSRLSLFIGVTPVLIAFVIGSAIGILAGYVGGWTNTILMRTIDVFFAFPSVLLAIALSGALGAGIFNSIVSLTCVFVPQIARVAESVTTGIRRRDYIDAAKLSGASALTIMRVQVLGNVVGPIFVYATSLISVSMILASGLSFLGLGVRPPEPEWGLMLNTLRTAIYVNPVVAALPGVCIFVVSIAFNLFSDGLRSAMEIRQ, from the coding sequence ATGACCGTTCCCGTCACCGCGGCCTCCGTGGCCCTCGACGGCGGCGTCCTCGCCGCCGAGGACGTGACCCACGGGCCCGAGGCCGCCTTCGCCCCGTCGCGCGGTTTCTGGGGCCATGTCGGCCACCGGCTCGTGCGCGACCCCGTCGCCATGGGCGCGGGCGCCGTGATCCTGATCGTGGTGCTGATCGCGATCCTCGCGCCCTGGATCACTCCCATGGACCCCTACAAGGGCTCCATGCTGCGCCGCCTCAGGCACGTCGGCGACGCCACCTACTGGCTGGGCTCGGACGAGCTCGGCCGCGACATGATCAGCCGGCTGATGCTGGGCTCGCGGCTCTCGCTGTTCATCGGCGTGACCCCGGTGCTGATCGCCTTCGTGATCGGCTCCGCGATCGGGATCCTGGCCGGCTACGTCGGCGGCTGGACCAACACGATCCTGATGCGCACCATCGACGTCTTCTTCGCCTTCCCGTCGGTGCTGCTGGCGATCGCGCTGTCCGGCGCGCTCGGCGCCGGCATCTTCAACTCGATCGTGTCGCTGACCTGCGTGTTCGTGCCCCAGATCGCCCGCGTGGCCGAGAGCGTCACGACGGGCATCCGCAGGCGCGACTACATCGACGCCGCCAAGCTGTCGGGCGCCTCGGCCCTGACGATCATGCGCGTGCAGGTGCTCGGCAACGTCGTCGGGCCGATCTTCGTCTACGCGACCAGCCTGATCTCGGTCTCGATGATCCTGGCCTCCGGCCTGTCGTTCCTCGGCCTCGGCGTGCGCCCGCCCGAGCCCGAATGGGGCCTGATGCTCAACACCCTGCGCACCGCGATCTACGTCAACCCGGTCGTGGCCGCCCTCCCGGGCGTCTGCATCTTCGTCGTCTCGATCGCCTTCAACCTGTTCTCGGACGGCCTCCGGTCCGCCATGGAGATTCGCCAGTGA
- a CDS encoding ABC transporter ATP-binding protein has translation MSVIPDAPDPFARDRGGPAQPLLSVSGLVKHFPVRKAGGKKQVVRAVDGVDFDVLKGETLGIVGESGCGKSTTAKLLMGLIERDSGTMLYDGQPVGERAMPWRSYRRQAQMVFQDSYASLNPRMTVEQSIAFGPKVNGVPAREAVERARGLLARVGLEPKRFAGRYPHEISGGQRQRVNIARSLALEPRLVLLDEAVSALDKSVEAQVLNLLLDLKAEFGLTYIFISHDLNVVRFISDRVMVMYLGRVSEIGPSDTVLDAPAHPYTEALLASMPSLDPDNRTQAALLAGDPPNPIDPPTGCRFHPRCALAEDVCGRTEPPLDTVRPLHRVACLARQPGSGHSAAPAGALAA, from the coding sequence GTGAGCGTCATCCCGGACGCCCCCGACCCGTTCGCCCGCGACCGCGGCGGACCGGCCCAGCCGCTGCTGTCGGTCTCGGGCCTCGTCAAGCACTTCCCGGTCCGCAAGGCCGGCGGCAAGAAGCAGGTGGTCCGGGCGGTCGACGGCGTCGACTTCGACGTCCTGAAGGGCGAGACCCTCGGCATCGTCGGCGAGTCCGGCTGCGGGAAGTCGACGACCGCCAAGCTGCTGATGGGCCTGATTGAGCGCGATTCCGGCACGATGCTGTACGACGGCCAGCCGGTCGGCGAGCGGGCCATGCCCTGGCGGTCCTACCGCCGCCAGGCCCAGATGGTGTTCCAGGACAGCTACGCGTCGCTCAACCCGCGCATGACCGTCGAGCAGTCGATCGCCTTCGGCCCGAAGGTGAACGGCGTGCCCGCCCGCGAGGCGGTGGAGCGCGCCCGCGGGCTGCTCGCCCGGGTCGGGCTGGAGCCGAAGCGCTTCGCCGGCCGCTACCCGCACGAGATCTCCGGCGGCCAGCGCCAGCGGGTGAACATCGCCCGCTCGCTCGCCCTGGAGCCGCGGCTGGTGCTCCTCGACGAGGCGGTCTCGGCGCTCGACAAGTCGGTGGAGGCGCAGGTCCTGAACCTGCTCCTCGACCTCAAGGCCGAGTTCGGCCTGACCTACATCTTCATCAGCCACGACCTGAACGTCGTGCGCTTCATCTCCGACCGGGTGATGGTGATGTATCTCGGCCGGGTCTCCGAGATCGGCCCGTCCGACACGGTGCTCGACGCGCCGGCGCACCCCTACACCGAGGCGCTGCTCGCCTCGATGCCGTCTCTCGATCCGGACAACCGCACTCAGGCGGCGCTGCTCGCGGGCGACCCGCCGAACCCGATCGACCCGCCAACGGGCTGCCGCTTCCACCCGCGCTGCGCCCTGGCGGAGGACGTCTGCGGCCGGACGGAGCCGCCCCTCGACACGGTCCGGCCGCTGCACCGCGTCGCCTGCCTCGCCCGGCAGCCCGGCTCGGGCCACTCCGCGGCCCCCGCGGGCGCGCTGGCAGCATGA
- a CDS encoding ABC transporter ATP-binding protein translates to MSGSEPAVALKDLRVAFGKVQVVDGVDLSLERGQALALIGESGSGKSVTLRAILRLFPEGRSRIEGGIRAAGKDVQALTRRQLADFRGGDVSMIFQEPLLAFDPVYTVGRQITEAILRHERISKDEARKRALALFERVRIPSPERRLDNYPHEMSGGMRQRAMIALALACRPQVLLADEPTTALDATVQIQVLLLLRELQRDLGLSIVIVTHDLGAAVEVADRIAVMYAGKIVETGTAHQVVLNPHHPYTIGLLRSRAEGALAKGSRLQTIPGSPPDLANRPPGCPFAPRCFLAEERCRREMPPVAEIAPGHRVACWRTEEASAAYRAGPTPVRAAEPVPA, encoded by the coding sequence ATGTCCGGTTCAGAACCCGCGGTCGCCCTGAAGGACCTGCGCGTCGCCTTCGGCAAGGTCCAGGTCGTCGACGGCGTCGACCTGAGCCTGGAGCGCGGTCAGGCGCTGGCGCTCATCGGCGAGTCGGGGTCGGGCAAGAGCGTGACCCTGCGGGCGATTCTGCGGCTGTTCCCCGAGGGGCGCAGCCGGATCGAGGGCGGCATCCGGGCCGCCGGCAAGGACGTGCAGGCGCTGACCCGGCGCCAGCTCGCGGATTTCCGCGGCGGCGACGTCTCGATGATCTTCCAGGAGCCGCTGCTCGCCTTCGACCCGGTCTACACGGTCGGCCGGCAGATCACCGAGGCGATCCTGCGCCACGAGCGGATCTCCAAGGACGAGGCCCGCAAGCGGGCGCTCGCCCTGTTCGAGCGGGTGCGGATCCCGAGCCCGGAGCGGCGGCTCGACAACTACCCGCACGAGATGTCGGGCGGCATGCGCCAGCGGGCCATGATCGCGCTGGCGCTGGCCTGCCGGCCGCAGGTCCTGCTCGCCGACGAGCCGACCACGGCGCTCGACGCCACCGTGCAGATCCAGGTCCTGCTGCTGCTCCGCGAGCTGCAGCGCGACCTCGGCCTGTCGATCGTGATCGTCACCCACGATCTCGGCGCGGCCGTGGAGGTCGCCGACCGGATCGCCGTGATGTACGCGGGCAAGATCGTCGAGACCGGCACGGCGCATCAGGTGGTCCTGAACCCGCACCATCCCTACACGATCGGCCTGCTGCGCAGCCGGGCGGAAGGGGCGCTCGCCAAGGGCTCCCGGCTCCAGACCATCCCGGGCAGCCCGCCGGATCTCGCGAACCGCCCGCCGGGCTGCCCGTTCGCGCCGCGCTGCTTCCTGGCCGAGGAGCGCTGCCGCCGCGAGATGCCGCCGGTCGCCGAGATCGCCCCCGGCCACCGCGTCGCCTGCTGGCGGACCGAGGAGGCCTCGGCGGCCTACCGGGCCGGCCCGACACCCGTCCGCGCCGCCGAGCCGGTCCCGGCCTGA
- the pdxR gene encoding MocR-like pyridoxine biosynthesis transcription factor PdxR — translation MARAPLPLTLTLDAAGAAPLHAQLREGLRAAILDRRLPRGARLPASRILAADLGCARGTVVLALEQLTAEGYLTARPGSATRVAATLPDDALPAPGPLRRPGIVPAPNLSRRGARLVAAPSRRYMAGPGVPDAFALGRPAPDAFPFEVWGRLLQAEWRHGPTEQPDPRGSPALRAAVAAYLAQARGVACEADDVIVTAGIRQSLRLLAELLLDPGETALVEEPGFPGIAQALASAGLNPVPVPVGPGGLSVAPAAARTPGARLAVVTPAHHYPLGHAMSLENRLDLLAWAEAVSGWIVEDDYDGAYRYAGRPLAPLRALDRGGRVIYVGSFSKLLLPALGLSYLVLPRGLVAPVNQALAETGPAPPGIGQWALARFIEDGHLAGHLRRTRRLYALRQEALIEAARRHAGDVAAIAAMEGGMHLIALPGPAWGPALTDVAAAAALGRAGISAVALSAYHVGPAHPGLLLGYAAVPERAIEPAVRRMAEVLRAAPDSRPDVHGRDAVSARSRPSP, via the coding sequence ATGGCCCGGGCTCCCCTGCCCCTGACGCTCACCCTCGACGCCGCGGGCGCGGCGCCGCTGCACGCGCAGCTCCGGGAGGGCCTGCGCGCGGCGATCCTCGATCGCCGGCTGCCGCGCGGGGCCCGGCTCCCGGCCTCGCGGATCCTGGCCGCCGACCTCGGCTGCGCGCGCGGGACCGTCGTCCTGGCGCTGGAGCAGCTCACCGCCGAGGGCTACCTCACGGCGCGGCCGGGCTCCGCGACGCGCGTCGCCGCGACCCTGCCGGACGACGCGCTGCCGGCGCCGGGCCCGCTCCGCCGCCCGGGCATTGTGCCCGCCCCGAACCTGTCCCGCCGGGGCGCCCGCCTCGTGGCCGCCCCGTCGCGGCGCTACATGGCGGGTCCGGGCGTGCCCGACGCCTTCGCCCTGGGCCGGCCGGCCCCGGACGCCTTCCCGTTCGAGGTCTGGGGTCGCCTGCTCCAAGCCGAGTGGCGCCACGGCCCGACCGAGCAGCCGGACCCGCGCGGCTCGCCGGCCCTGCGCGCCGCCGTCGCCGCCTATCTGGCGCAGGCGCGCGGCGTGGCCTGCGAGGCCGACGACGTCATCGTCACCGCGGGCATCCGCCAGAGCCTGCGCCTGCTCGCCGAGCTGCTCCTCGATCCCGGCGAGACCGCCCTGGTCGAGGAGCCCGGCTTCCCAGGAATCGCGCAGGCCCTCGCCAGCGCCGGACTGAACCCGGTCCCCGTCCCGGTGGGGCCCGGTGGCCTGTCGGTGGCCCCGGCAGCTGCGCGGACGCCCGGAGCGCGGCTCGCGGTGGTGACGCCGGCCCACCATTACCCCCTCGGGCACGCCATGAGCCTGGAGAACCGCCTCGACCTGCTGGCCTGGGCCGAGGCGGTCTCGGGCTGGATCGTGGAGGACGATTACGACGGCGCCTACCGCTACGCCGGGCGCCCGCTCGCGCCGCTGCGCGCCCTCGATCGCGGCGGCCGGGTGATCTACGTCGGCAGCTTCTCGAAGCTGCTGCTGCCGGCCCTCGGTTTGAGCTACCTCGTGCTGCCCCGCGGTCTCGTCGCGCCGGTCAATCAGGCGCTGGCCGAGACCGGCCCCGCCCCACCCGGGATCGGCCAGTGGGCGCTGGCGCGCTTCATCGAGGACGGCCATCTCGCCGGCCATCTTCGCCGGACCCGCCGCCTCTACGCCCTGCGCCAGGAGGCGCTGATCGAGGCCGCGCGCCGCCACGCCGGGGACGTCGCGGCGATCGCCGCCATGGAGGGCGGGATGCACCTCATCGCCCTGCCGGGGCCGGCCTGGGGCCCGGCCCTGACCGACGTGGCCGCCGCGGCGGCGCTCGGGCGCGCGGGGATCTCGGCGGTCGCGCTCTCGGCCTATCACGTCGGGCCGGCGCATCCGGGCCTGCTCCTCGGCTACGCCGCCGTGCCCGAGCGGGCGATCGAGCCGGCCGTGCGGCGCATGGCGGAGGTCCTGCGGGCCGCGCCGGATTCCCGCCCGGACGTTCACGGCCGCGACGCGGTCAGTGCACGATCGCGCCCGTCTCCATGA
- a CDS encoding FMN-binding negative transcriptional regulator → MYQPPHFRDDSRAAQHALIRANPLGLLVTVGAGGLIANPIPFLLDDDGPHGVLRAHLARANPQGEDLTAAEECLIVFQGPQGYVTPSWYASKREHGRVVPTWNYATVHAWGRPRVIEDADWLGRQIADLTALREAPRAEPWAVADAPAPFVAAQVRGIIGIEVPITRIEGKWKMSQNRPEADRHGVIAGLRAEGEAGLAGLVAERSGL, encoded by the coding sequence ATGTACCAGCCGCCCCATTTCCGGGACGATTCCCGCGCCGCGCAGCACGCGCTGATCCGCGCCAATCCCCTCGGCCTGCTGGTGACCGTCGGCGCGGGTGGCCTGATCGCCAACCCGATCCCGTTCCTGCTGGACGACGACGGCCCCCACGGGGTGCTGCGGGCGCACCTCGCCCGCGCCAACCCGCAGGGGGAGGATCTCACCGCGGCGGAGGAGTGCCTGATCGTGTTCCAGGGGCCGCAGGGCTACGTCACGCCGAGCTGGTACGCGAGCAAGCGCGAGCACGGCCGGGTGGTCCCGACCTGGAACTACGCCACGGTCCACGCCTGGGGCCGGCCCCGGGTGATCGAGGATGCGGACTGGCTCGGGCGCCAGATCGCCGACCTCACCGCCCTGCGCGAGGCGCCCCGGGCCGAGCCGTGGGCGGTCGCCGACGCGCCGGCGCCCTTCGTGGCCGCGCAGGTCCGGGGGATCATCGGCATCGAGGTTCCGATCACGCGGATCGAGGGGAAGTGGAAGATGAGCCAGAACAGGCCCGAGGCCGACCGGCACGGGGTCATCGCGGGGCTGCGCGCCGAGGGCGAGGCGGGTCTCGCCGGGCTGGTCGCCGAGCGGAGCGGTCTGTGA
- a CDS encoding GNAT family N-acetyltransferase has translation MSARLNGFGQPVGPALPDWSPRPRPPRTPLEGRFCRLVPLDAAAHADALYATYSAAPDTRGWTYLGDEMPESAEAYRARLATQQASEDPLFHAILDPASGDALGIASYLRIDPANGVIEVGHLHFGPRLQRAPAATEAMALMMARAFDELGYRRYEWKCDSLNAPSRAAALRLGFTFEGIFRNAVVVKGRSRDTAWFSVTDSEWPRVRAGFAAWLDTSNFDGAGRQRRGLADLRAAAG, from the coding sequence GTGAGCGCGCGCCTCAACGGCTTCGGCCAGCCCGTCGGCCCGGCGCTGCCGGACTGGAGCCCGCGCCCGCGGCCGCCGCGCACGCCCCTGGAGGGCCGCTTCTGCCGGCTCGTACCGCTCGACGCGGCGGCGCACGCGGACGCGCTCTACGCCACCTACAGCGCCGCTCCCGACACGCGCGGCTGGACCTATCTCGGCGACGAGATGCCGGAGAGCGCGGAGGCCTACCGGGCGCGCCTGGCGACGCAGCAGGCGAGCGAGGACCCGCTGTTCCACGCGATCCTGGATCCCGCGAGCGGCGACGCCCTCGGGATCGCCTCGTATCTCCGGATCGATCCCGCCAACGGCGTGATCGAGGTCGGCCACCTCCACTTCGGCCCGCGGCTGCAGCGGGCGCCCGCCGCCACGGAGGCCATGGCGCTGATGATGGCCCGGGCCTTCGACGAGCTCGGCTACCGGCGCTACGAGTGGAAATGCGACAGCCTCAACGCCCCGTCCCGGGCGGCGGCGCTGCGGCTCGGCTTCACCTTTGAGGGCATCTTCCGCAACGCCGTGGTGGTGAAGGGCCGCTCCCGCGACACGGCGTGGTTCTCCGTCACCGATTCCGAGTGGCCGCGGGTCCGCGCCGGCTTCGCGGCGTGGCTGGACACGTCGAACTTCGACGGGGCGGGCCGCCAGCGGCGCGGGCTCGCGGACCTGCGCGCCGCCGCGGGCTGA
- a CDS encoding GMC family oxidoreductase, whose protein sequence is MNLAGMRTYRADEVVDAVVVGTGAGGAPLLARLAAAGLKVVALEAGPNFTPERFAFDETLADEIYWTEERLSGGSTPEAFGANNSGTGVGGSTLHWGAFVPRADARDLRLHTESGEGVDWPLSYEDLLPFYERVERFLGVSGAQSYPWDADRRYPLPPVPRNGPAQIMARACEARGIRWADAPAAVVSRDFQSEDGPRRNACINCGFCHQGCRTGAKASMDVTYLPYAVARGAEIRAEAFVHGLERGADGRITGVVYRQDGAERRQRCGAVFLCAGAVETPRLLLHLGLANSSGQIGRNYMGHVATQVWGTFDHEVRMNRGYPSSLITEDFIRAGADFAGGYLIQSLGVVPLTFGNSAARGRGLWGQPLLDYLDRYNHFAGIGINGETLPCDANVLTLADETDAHGMRKAHISFGYSTNENRLNTHATKVMRDLWEEAGADDVWVLERVAHTLGTCRMGRDGTSAVVDPHGRSFDIDNLWICDGSTFPSSLAANPALTIMALSLRSAEAFLAGGP, encoded by the coding sequence ATGAACCTCGCGGGGATGCGGACCTACCGCGCGGACGAGGTCGTCGACGCGGTCGTGGTGGGGACCGGCGCGGGCGGCGCGCCGCTCCTCGCGCGCCTCGCCGCCGCGGGGCTGAAGGTCGTGGCCCTGGAGGCCGGACCGAACTTCACGCCCGAGCGCTTCGCCTTCGACGAGACCCTCGCGGACGAGATCTACTGGACCGAGGAGCGGCTGAGCGGCGGCTCGACCCCGGAAGCCTTCGGGGCGAACAACAGCGGCACCGGCGTCGGCGGCTCGACACTGCACTGGGGCGCCTTCGTGCCGAGGGCCGACGCCCGCGACCTCCGACTCCACACGGAGAGCGGCGAAGGGGTCGACTGGCCGCTGTCCTACGAGGACCTGCTCCCGTTCTACGAGCGGGTCGAGCGCTTCCTCGGCGTCTCGGGCGCGCAGAGCTATCCGTGGGATGCGGACCGCCGCTATCCCCTGCCCCCGGTCCCGCGGAACGGGCCGGCGCAGATCATGGCGCGGGCCTGCGAGGCCCGCGGCATCCGGTGGGCGGACGCGCCCGCCGCCGTGGTCTCGCGGGACTTCCAGTCCGAGGACGGGCCCCGCCGCAACGCCTGCATCAATTGCGGCTTCTGCCACCAGGGCTGCCGCACGGGCGCCAAGGCCAGCATGGACGTGACCTACCTGCCCTACGCGGTCGCCCGCGGCGCCGAGATCCGGGCCGAAGCCTTCGTCCACGGTCTGGAGCGGGGCGCCGACGGTCGGATCACCGGCGTGGTCTACCGGCAGGACGGCGCCGAGCGGCGGCAGCGCTGCGGCGCCGTCTTCCTCTGCGCCGGGGCGGTCGAGACGCCGCGCCTGCTGCTCCATCTCGGGCTCGCCAATTCCAGCGGCCAGATCGGGCGCAACTACATGGGGCACGTGGCGACCCAGGTCTGGGGCACCTTCGACCACGAGGTGCGCATGAACCGGGGCTACCCGTCCTCGCTGATCACCGAGGACTTCATCCGCGCCGGCGCCGACTTCGCCGGCGGCTACCTGATCCAGAGCCTCGGCGTGGTGCCGTTGACCTTCGGCAACTCGGCGGCGCGGGGGCGCGGCCTGTGGGGGCAGCCGCTCCTCGACTACCTCGACCGCTACAACCACTTCGCCGGCATCGGCATCAACGGCGAGACGCTGCCCTGCGACGCCAACGTGCTGACCCTCGCCGACGAGACCGACGCGCACGGGATGCGCAAGGCCCATATCAGCTTCGGCTACAGCACCAACGAGAACCGCCTCAACACGCACGCCACGAAGGTCATGCGCGATCTCTGGGAGGAAGCGGGGGCCGACGACGTCTGGGTGCTGGAGCGCGTCGCCCACACGCTCGGGACCTGCCGGATGGGCCGCGACGGAACGAGCGCCGTCGTCGACCCGCACGGCCGAAGCTTCGACATCGACAACCTGTGGATCTGCGACGGCTCGACCTTTCCGAGCTCGCTCGCGGCGAACCCGGCCCTGACAATCATGGCGCTCAGCCTGCGCAGCGCGGAGGCTTTCCTGGCCGGCGGCCCCTGA
- a CDS encoding alpha/beta hydrolase: MSEPEVLFCLHFLGGSARSWERLARALDGTPLTCVPVDLPGFGDAAGTPGYSVAAMADHVAEAIRARAPARFGIAGHSMGAKVALALARRAEDGEIGLTGLTDLVLVSGSPPSPEPIPEDRRAKMLAWIDADPETRRREAAAFVRANVGDGLDPETEARAVADVLRAAPAAWKAWLKEGANDDWCRRVGILRTPALILAGSEDADLGPDAQRALTAPHLAHHRLVTFDGVGHLLPLERPAALADHLRDHLGERPRPTVEAGPEVPPDYAALIASERVNSRLRGALAERAAPDDPAYRPAALDPVELAILRAALARVMPVPHLDLAARLDRRLASGDGDGWRFAALPPDAEAYRAALRTLDAAARIARDRPFVALDAAGQDGLLTLCARAALKVPESLGGRLDSDRMRFWFEDLRADAVRLWLGHPAALARIGFSGIGAGGDRPGEIADDLPGFHAVGLDAPESWEPPALRTEAGR; this comes from the coding sequence ATGTCCGAACCCGAAGTCCTGTTCTGCCTGCACTTTCTGGGCGGAAGTGCCCGAAGCTGGGAGCGACTCGCGCGCGCCCTCGACGGGACGCCGTTGACTTGCGTTCCGGTAGACTTGCCGGGCTTCGGCGATGCCGCCGGCACGCCGGGCTATTCCGTCGCCGCGATGGCCGATCACGTGGCCGAGGCCATCCGCGCGCGGGCTCCGGCGCGCTTCGGGATCGCCGGGCACAGCATGGGGGCCAAGGTGGCCCTGGCGCTGGCGCGCCGGGCCGAGGATGGCGAGATCGGGTTGACGGGCCTGACCGACCTCGTCCTGGTCTCCGGCTCGCCGCCGAGCCCGGAGCCGATCCCGGAGGATCGGCGCGCCAAGATGCTCGCCTGGATCGACGCGGATCCCGAGACACGGCGCCGCGAGGCCGCGGCCTTCGTGCGCGCCAACGTGGGCGACGGCCTGGATCCCGAGACCGAGGCGCGGGCGGTGGCCGACGTCCTGCGGGCCGCGCCGGCCGCCTGGAAGGCCTGGCTCAAGGAAGGTGCGAACGACGATTGGTGCCGCCGCGTCGGGATCCTGCGCACCCCGGCGCTGATCCTGGCCGGGTCCGAGGATGCCGACCTCGGGCCGGACGCGCAGCGGGCCCTCACGGCGCCCCACCTCGCGCACCACCGTCTCGTCACGTTCGACGGCGTCGGCCACCTCCTGCCGCTGGAGCGGCCCGCCGCCCTTGCTGACCACCTGCGCGACCATCTCGGCGAACGGCCCCGGCCGACCGTCGAGGCCGGCCCGGAGGTCCCGCCGGACTACGCGGCGCTGATCGCCTCCGAGCGGGTGAACAGCCGCCTGCGCGGCGCCCTCGCGGAGCGCGCCGCGCCGGACGATCCCGCCTATCGACCGGCGGCCCTCGACCCGGTGGAGCTCGCGATCCTGCGGGCCGCCCTCGCCCGCGTGATGCCCGTGCCGCATCTCGATCTGGCCGCCCGCCTCGACCGGCGGCTGGCCTCCGGAGACGGCGATGGCTGGCGCTTCGCCGCCCTGCCACCGGACGCGGAGGCCTACCGCGCCGCCCTGCGCACCCTCGACGCCGCCGCCCGCATCGCCCGCGACCGCCCGTTCGTGGCCCTCGACGCGGCCGGACAGGACGGGCTGCTCACCCTGTGCGCGCGCGCCGCGCTGAAGGTCCCGGAGAGCCTCGGCGGCCGCCTCGATTCTGACCGGATGCGGTTCTGGTTCGAGGATCTCCGCGCCGACGCGGTCCGCCTCTGGCTCGGCCACCCGGCGGCCCTGGCGCGGATCGGCTTCTCGGGCATCGGCGCCGGCGGCGACAGGCCGGGCGAGATCGCCGACGACCTGCCGGGTTTCCACGCCGTCGGGCTCGACGCGCCGGAATCCTGGGAGCCGCCGGCGCTGCGGACGGAGGCGGGACGATGA